DNA sequence from the Phoenix dactylifera cultivar Barhee BC4 chromosome 13, palm_55x_up_171113_PBpolish2nd_filt_p, whole genome shotgun sequence genome:
ATGATTAAGACCAAAAAATTACAATCTTTCTTGCGAAATAAGGCCTTGAACATAGGAGATCCGGCGTATTAGAACAAAACAGATATTAAGATAATCTCCTTGATACTTCCATGATGGGCTAATGGACAACTCTAATGACATTAAACCTGTTGAAGTCGCCATATCTCAGGTCTGATCTGACAAActttttccaagaaaatatGACGAAGCTCTACTGGAAGTTGTCAGTAGCAGCGTGCTCTGTTTTGTCGAACGAGCAGGGAAAAGCTATGCTTCTTGGCTTAAATAATTACCCCAGACCTACCTGAAAAACACAATGAAGTATACGTAATTAGCCCACATAAATACCCCGAATACATGGAGAACAAACTACCAAGAAAACTGAAGTAGACCATCTCGTTATGGTAAAATGCTATTTCATCGCACTATATAAGCAAAAGCCCAAGTCATGGATTCCAAAACACCAAACTTCTGCACCGCTTCCGGCCTCTGATTCGCTTAACATTCACAGCCTGGGAAGTGGCAAATCGGCTACAAGAAAACCAATTTGACGTCGGCATCCATGCTTCAAGAGTAGCATGTTGGGCACGTCTGTTGCTTGCATTGGGCTTAGAGGAAGGATATTTTCTATGCGAGACTGGTATTGGGCGTGGATCGCATTCCTCTCGAGGAAAACTCAGCCACAATGACTGAGTGGGTTCGGAGTTGAGTTATAATGCGGCTAGAAGGCCGCTGCTCCACGACACCCACAAATTGCTGGAGAGTATATATCTCCTATCAGGCACACATATATGCAGAAGGCAAACAATACTGCAGACTAGATTGCCTCCCATACAGCTCACCACTCTAGTGGTTTTATTTGGGTAAGCCATAGGTTAGTGTTTATATTTTATGTAGTCTTTTATTTATTAGTTTTGTTAGCTGTATTCGCATATGTGCCGCGCTTGAGCCacgatttttataaaataaaaaaaattgatgtcaTATATTAACAGAAGCGCCGTATAGCCTCTTGTATACCACCATCCCACCTATAAAAAGAAAAGGTGGATGTCAAAAATATTACTTATTTTTCAgctaaaataaaatctaaatccAAGGAAAAATCTATATCCAAGTATTACCAAAAATCAAACGGTACAAGTCAAGTGATAACAGCCTTACACTGGTTGTCGGTAAGAGGTTGAAGTCTTGCAAAAGAAACAGTGTCCCAAACCCCCCATCCACCCATTCCGAAATACGAGTCCAACTTTCCTTGCCGCGCCCACTCCTAAACTTAAAATTAACAAACCCAATATTAGAGATAACCACATTTCATCCATCCAAATTAAGCTCTTAAAATCCTAAATGGCACACAAATTATCAATCAATTAATTACTTACTTAATTAATCAAACCCCTTACCAAATAATTCGCTTCCCTGGTCTCGATTATTAGGCCCCCACCGCCCCTTCTTTCCCTCTtcctttccttcctctctcgCCCGCTCGCTGCGTCCTCCGTCCCCGACCGCATACCGGCGGTTTCCAGATCCCATCGCCGCCATGAACTCCTTCACCGGAAACAGCTCCCAGCGCGGcccttcctcctccgccgccttcGGCGCCTCCTTCGATTCCTACAGCTTCGACTTCGGCGTCGCCGCCGGCCGGAGCTCCACCTCCCGCCCCCTCCGCGACCAGAAGCCCAACCCGTCCCCCGCCCCATACGCCGCCGCGCCCCTGCCGACCGCCCCCTTCACCCACCAGCCGGCCCGGCCCTCGTGGACCCACCAGCCCGCCTCCGCCGTCCCCAGATCCGGCATCGCCGACCCACCGTCCTCCATGGTCGGCGACATCTCCGGCAAGAGCTGGACCTCCGCCGCCCCCACCACCTCCCGCCTCGGCATCCCGGAAAACAACCCCAATCTCTTTAGCGATCTCGTTGGATCCGCCCTCGGCCAGGGCCGCTCCGCCGCTGGCAACGTGCCCCTCAAGGCTGCCGCCCCCAGTAACGCCTTCTCCACGGAAAATTTATCCAATTCGCTCCCCAAATCCACCGTTACCACCGCCCGAGCATCCACCACCTCTCATAATACCCCGACGAGGCCCTCCAACTGGGGGTCGGCGGATAATCTTGGAATTTTCTCATCTTTGAATCAGTCCGGCAGTAAGATCGGGAATCCCTTGGGCGGCGGGCAGCCGATGAATTCATCAGCTGGGGAACCGCCGATGAATGCTAAAAGGGATCCCTTTGGATCGTTGATGGACTTCGGATCGAAAAATTCTTCAAACCAACCGATGTCGTCGGCCAAATCCTCCTATCTGAGCAGCAGCAGTGGTGACGACTACTCTTTTGGGACATTCCAGAATGCCAGTTCGACAAAAATGGATGATTTTGGAGTGCCGGCTGAGAACTTTTCGGCTCCCCCGCTATCACAACAGCCTGCTCCGGCCAAGGGTGGGGCGGATCCGATGGATATGTTCTTCTCCTCATCAGCCTCATCTGCCTCAGCTGCTGGAGCTGCTTCGGAGGTACCGGGAAGGCAGCCGTTCTCGGAGGCGAATGATTGGGACTTGGGTGCAGAGTTTGGGGGGCATGATGATGGCGGGACGACAACCGAGCTTGAAGGGCTCCCGCCACCTCCTGCCGGGGTCACACCTTCAGCAGCCAAAACTAAAGGATTGGAAAATTACAAGCAGGGGCAGTTCGCCGATGCTATCAAGTGGCTTTCTTGGGCAGCTGTGCTTATAGAAAAATCCGGGGAAAATGATGCCGCCACTGAGGTCTTGTCCTGCAGGGCTTCTTGTTATAAGGAAGTTGGCGAGTATAAGAAGGCCATTGCCGACTGTTCAAAGGTATCAGGATGCTAAGAAGTATGAGcctcttcttcccttttctgGCTTTGGTTTAATGAAATGCAAATGGTCATTGGTCTTTGCAGGTATTGGAACATGATAGCACGAATGTCTCGGTGCTACTGCAACGTGCGCTTTTGTATGAGAGCAGTGAAAAGTACAGACTTGGGGCTGAAGATTTGCAGATGGTTCTGAAGATTGATCCTGGTAATCGACTTGCAAGGAGTACCATTCACCGCTTGAGTAAATTGGCTGATTAGAGATCCTTTTGGCATTCTTGCCCTGCCTTTTTTTTTAGGCATAAATATCAAGATGGGTGTTTCCTTTTTCTATtggttgttattattattttgggggGTGGATAATTACAACTCTTGGTGTCttaaaatatgggttcatgcac
Encoded proteins:
- the LOC103707263 gene encoding nuclear pore complex protein Nup214-like, with the protein product MNSFTGNSSQRGPSSSAAFGASFDSYSFDFGVAAGRSSTSRPLRDQKPNPSPAPYAAAPLPTAPFTHQPARPSWTHQPASAVPRSGIADPPSSMVGDISGKSWTSAAPTTSRLGIPENNPNLFSDLVGSALGQGRSAAGNVPLKAAAPSNAFSTENLSNSLPKSTVTTARASTTSHNTPTRPSNWGSADNLGIFSSLNQSGSKIGNPLGGGQPMNSSAGEPPMNAKRDPFGSLMDFGSKNSSNQPMSSAKSSYLSSSSGDDYSFGTFQNASSTKMDDFGVPAENFSAPPLSQQPAPAKGGADPMDMFFSSSASSASAAGAASEVPGRQPFSEANDWDLGAEFGGHDDGGTTTELEGLPPPPAGVTPSAAKTKGLENYKQGQFADAIKWLSWAAVLIEKSGENDAATEVLSCRASCYKEVGEYKKAIADCSKVLEHDSTNVSVLLQRALLYESSEKYRLGAEDLQMVLKIDPGNRLARSTIHRLSKLAD